From the Syntrophobacterales bacterium genome, one window contains:
- a CDS encoding lysophospholipid acyltransferase family protein: MNATDASRIHPDSAQWTSRSIGSRFGHKVFYLFIRSTGRRGAYFFLYFVVLFYVFFAPSIRKKADYYLHRRFERKRFLERLMDTYRIYLNLGRALIDRAIIGILGPDKIHMEFRQRRVLYDLVGEGRGLILLTAHVGCWQAAMSTLEALRVPVHLLLHREEGDVDLHYFEHAGVRAPYGIIDPKGSMGGVLEMISVLKKGEVLSLMGDRLLGSRKGATEVDFLGEKALFPYSAYKIAAAIGTPIGVLFSYKSGPASYSLELAKVIRVPSDAAKEDRHFRPYVAEFARALECYTAAHPYQFFNFYDLWERT, translated from the coding sequence GTGAATGCAACTGACGCTTCCCGGATTCATCCCGACAGTGCGCAATGGACGAGCCGCAGTATAGGCTCCCGATTCGGACATAAAGTATTCTACCTCTTCATTAGGTCCACAGGTCGGAGAGGGGCCTATTTTTTCCTTTACTTCGTGGTTCTTTTTTATGTCTTTTTTGCCCCGTCGATACGCAAAAAGGCAGACTATTATCTTCATCGGAGGTTTGAGAGAAAGCGCTTCCTTGAAAGACTTATGGATACATACCGTATATATCTCAACCTTGGCAGGGCGCTGATTGACAGGGCGATAATAGGCATTCTTGGACCGGATAAAATACATATGGAGTTCAGACAGCGGAGAGTTCTATACGATCTTGTCGGAGAGGGGCGCGGCCTGATTCTGCTTACGGCCCATGTTGGCTGCTGGCAGGCAGCAATGTCAACGCTGGAGGCTCTCCGTGTGCCCGTCCATCTTCTTTTGCATCGTGAAGAGGGCGATGTGGACCTACATTACTTTGAGCATGCCGGCGTCCGAGCTCCTTACGGGATTATTGACCCTAAGGGAAGCATGGGCGGTGTTTTGGAAATGATAAGCGTTTTGAAAAAAGGGGAGGTCCTTAGCCTGATGGGCGACAGGCTCTTAGGCAGCAGAAAAGGAGCAACAGAGGTCGATTTCCTTGGAGAAAAAGCCTTGTTTCCTTATAGCGCCTATAAAATTGCCGCTGCGATCGGGACACCCATAGGGGTCCTCTTTTCATACAAGTCCGGTCCGGCAAGCTACTCATTGGAGCTGGCTAAAGTGATACGAGTACCTAGCGACGCCGCAAAAGAAGACAGGCATTTTCGTCCATATGTCGCTGAGTTTGCAAGGGCCCTCGAATGCTATACAGCGGCCCATCCTTACCAGTTTTTTAATTTCTATGACCTGTGGGAGAGGACATAG
- a CDS encoding phosphopantetheine-binding protein — protein sequence MTIKEQLKKILIEGLNIEDMMPEEIEDDAPLFGEGLGLDSLDAVELVVLLEKHFGVEVKDLEEGREAFQTINTMVDFIKERSNR from the coding sequence ATGACCATTAAGGAACAGCTGAAAAAGATTCTTATTGAGGGGCTCAATATTGAGGATATGATGCCAGAAGAGATTGAGGATGACGCACCCCTTTTCGGGGAGGGGCTTGGCCTTGATTCTCTGGATGCAGTTGAACTGGTTGTCTTACTGGAAAAACATTTTGGAGTGGAAGTGAAAGACCTGGAGGAGGGAAGGGAGGCTTTCCAGACTATCAATACCATGGTTGATTTCATCAAGGAAAGGAGCAACCGATGA
- a CDS encoding beta-ketoacyl-[acyl-carrier-protein] synthase family protein, producing the protein MNELASVPITGVGCLCGAGGVLRECLNSLFEGRRSPKPPKRFTGTHSIPYPVFEVPDAAVPGSMKDASHISFTGKFAITAAQEALSDAWLDQKALEGKKVGVCVGTTVGSAMNNELFYSEYLRTGTADMKPIVRFLRSNPAQLIALKFGLTGPCQTVVNACSSGTDAVGIGASWIQSGLCDVVVAGGADELCHVTYNGFISLLITDESACKPFDRERKGLNLGEGAAMLVLESEHFCRERKKTPRARFLGYASASDAYHLTAPHPEGDGLRRAIMGALRFSKKDIRHIAFVNAHGTATPDNDKVEGGVLRELLPGIPFFSTKGYTGHTLGAAGAIEAAFTVACLELGIIPGNAGFANPDPEIDVSPTTVTTRITGSAAISQSLAFGGSNGVLVLGKTED; encoded by the coding sequence ATGAACGAGCTGGCCTCTGTCCCGATCACAGGGGTGGGCTGTCTGTGCGGCGCTGGAGGGGTATTAAGAGAGTGCTTGAATTCCCTATTTGAGGGCAGACGCAGCCCGAAGCCTCCAAAGAGGTTCACCGGCACTCATTCCATTCCCTATCCTGTATTTGAGGTTCCAGACGCGGCAGTTCCCGGCAGTATGAAAGATGCTTCCCATATATCATTTACCGGCAAATTTGCCATTACGGCCGCCCAAGAGGCATTGAGTGATGCATGGCTTGACCAGAAGGCCCTTGAGGGGAAGAAAGTTGGAGTCTGCGTAGGTACAACCGTAGGCAGTGCGATGAATAACGAGCTCTTCTACAGCGAATACCTCAGGACAGGGACGGCGGACATGAAGCCCATAGTGCGCTTTTTGAGGAGCAATCCCGCCCAGCTGATCGCCTTGAAATTCGGTCTCACAGGGCCATGTCAGACGGTGGTGAATGCCTGTTCATCAGGCACTGACGCTGTGGGAATAGGCGCATCATGGATCCAGTCGGGGTTATGTGATGTGGTAGTTGCCGGAGGGGCCGACGAGCTTTGCCACGTGACATACAACGGATTTATTTCTCTTCTCATCACGGACGAGTCAGCGTGCAAGCCTTTCGACCGAGAGAGAAAGGGACTCAATCTCGGAGAAGGTGCGGCAATGCTTGTTTTGGAATCAGAACATTTTTGCCGGGAAAGAAAGAAGACCCCACGGGCACGTTTTCTTGGCTACGCATCCGCAAGCGATGCCTACCACCTTACCGCCCCTCACCCTGAGGGAGACGGGCTCAGGCGGGCGATTATGGGTGCGCTACGATTTTCCAAAAAGGACATCCGTCATATCGCCTTCGTCAATGCTCATGGGACCGCCACACCGGATAATGACAAGGTTGAAGGCGGGGTGCTCCGTGAATTGCTTCCAGGGATCCCGTTTTTCTCCACAAAAGGCTATACAGGACATACATTGGGGGCGGCAGGTGCGATAGAGGCTGCCTTTACGGTGGCATGCCTCGAACTGGGCATCATACCAGGCAATGCGGGTTTCGCAAATCCCGACCCTGAAATTGATGTGTCGCCTACGACAGTCACGACACGGATCACGGGCAGTGCGGCCATTTCGCAATCCCTCGCATTTGGAGGCAGTAATGGTGTTCTCGTATTAGGCAAAACGGAGGATTAA
- a CDS encoding beta-ketoacyl synthase chain length factor, with amino-acid sequence MKICIEGIGIVGGFGAGIKEFSKALATGGNHVQSVPLRVGENVTEIPAFLADTSHLNDFIPKKALRRIDHYAKMALLGSYLALQDASMMDIDPKLGIVVASGYGASATTFAFLDSFITSNDTFSSPTHFSNSVHNTAAAQISILLGTIGPCLTVSQFEMSVPSALITAINWLKEGRVEKVLFGAVDEYCDVLGYCYHRFFGLNQAIEPFLFDRQTAIPGEGSAFFLLSMKEPSGKTYGHITSVAAEYRDGPGLPLPHKTLFILGADGHGKYGRYYEQCVTSEMNITSYTSLFGSFPTNTAFDMAVACLSLKGNKVYSPPSWIIRPAELTIPDGTDALDASEICCFKMGNHGESGVITLKKD; translated from the coding sequence ATGAAAATCTGCATTGAGGGGATCGGTATCGTCGGGGGATTTGGTGCAGGTATCAAAGAATTCTCGAAAGCGCTCGCCACGGGAGGCAACCATGTACAGTCCGTTCCTCTCAGGGTCGGCGAAAACGTAACCGAAATACCCGCGTTTCTTGCGGACACTTCACATCTTAATGACTTTATCCCGAAAAAAGCATTAAGAAGGATAGATCATTACGCTAAGATGGCCTTACTGGGTTCTTATCTTGCCCTTCAAGACGCCTCCATGATGGACATTGATCCTAAACTAGGTATTGTTGTTGCTAGCGGATACGGCGCAAGCGCCACCACGTTCGCCTTCCTTGACTCGTTTATTACAAGCAACGATACTTTTTCCTCTCCGACCCATTTTTCAAATTCCGTTCATAATACTGCCGCTGCGCAAATTTCAATACTCCTAGGTACGATTGGGCCTTGTCTCACAGTAAGCCAATTTGAAATGTCGGTTCCTTCAGCACTTATAACCGCCATTAACTGGCTAAAAGAAGGAAGGGTGGAGAAAGTGCTTTTCGGGGCCGTGGATGAGTACTGCGATGTACTGGGATACTGCTACCATCGATTCTTTGGACTCAACCAGGCGATAGAGCCTTTTCTCTTCGACAGACAGACTGCCATTCCTGGCGAAGGGTCCGCTTTTTTTCTGCTCTCTATGAAAGAGCCCTCCGGTAAAACATACGGACATATTACGTCTGTCGCGGCAGAATACCGCGACGGTCCGGGACTTCCTCTACCCCATAAGACGTTATTTATCCTCGGGGCTGATGGTCATGGAAAATATGGCCGATATTATGAACAATGCGTTACAAGTGAAATGAACATCACTTCTTACACATCCCTGTTCGGAAGTTTCCCGACAAATACTGCCTTTGACATGGCGGTGGCGTGCCTGTCTTTGAAAGGAAATAAGGTGTATAGTCCTCCTTCCTGGATTATCCGTCCGGCCGAACTTACCATTCCTGACGGAACCGATGCTCTTGACGCCTCCGAAATCTGCTGTTTTAAAATGGGAAATCATGGAGAATCAGGGGTGATAACATTAAAAAAGGATTGA
- a CDS encoding acyloxyacyl hydrolase codes for MKNHGPSGCLRALVSLYFLLSALFCCVQGWAGDISHGEADRYGMGVTVGNSYTPQNDISFMALSGFTLFDYGKVWRRKAPEALRFKLEAGLGSTTRPEKKLITSANMFALYYIRNFGLGSFRPYVEGGIGAIYTDFQVDGQGSRVNFNPQIGVGAEFNVDPDTTLFLALRLHHISNGGLNKDNTGINSVTLTLGRFFGMD; via the coding sequence TTGAAAAATCATGGCCCGAGCGGTTGCCTTAGAGCGCTTGTCAGTCTTTATTTTTTACTCTCCGCACTGTTTTGCTGTGTGCAAGGTTGGGCCGGGGATATCTCTCACGGAGAAGCCGACCGTTACGGGATGGGGGTGACTGTAGGGAATAGCTATACCCCCCAAAACGACATATCATTTATGGCGCTCTCTGGATTTACTCTCTTTGACTATGGCAAAGTGTGGCGAAGGAAGGCTCCTGAAGCTTTACGCTTCAAGCTGGAGGCTGGCTTGGGATCAACCACAAGGCCGGAAAAGAAACTCATTACTTCAGCAAATATGTTCGCTCTTTACTATATCAGGAACTTTGGGCTGGGGTCATTTCGTCCTTATGTCGAAGGGGGGATAGGGGCGATTTATACCGACTTTCAGGTTGATGGCCAGGGATCGCGGGTTAATTTCAATCCTCAAATAGGGGTAGGCGCTGAGTTCAATGTTGATCCTGATACCACACTGTTCCTTGCTTTGAGGCTTCATCACATCTCGAACGGCGGACTTAACAAGGACAACACGGGCATAAACTCGGTCACCTTGACTTTAGGCCGTTTTTTTGGGATGGACTGA
- a CDS encoding BtrH N-terminal domain-containing protein, with translation MINILEKDFIHRQSAHCESGSTANLLFNHGINISEALAFGIGGGLFFGYFPFVKVQGFPLVTFRNAPGRIMKGTTRRLGIKIESARFKNPEKAMDALDAMLEKGTPVGLQAGVYWLPYFPDPLRFHFNAHTLVAVRQKDNGYLISDPVFDEPVVCSKEDLKKARFAEGVLAPKGKMYHISSIPDRFDLSGAARKGMKETCRMMIRTPIPHIGVRGIRLLAKRMKRWPKKYGSRKAKLHLGHVIRMQEEIGTGGGGFRLMYAAFLQESATILQENRLRDISARMTETGDRWREFAMYGARICKDRSADGDDYDLLSDILFDCADRESAIYGDLLKLVK, from the coding sequence ATGATCAACATACTGGAAAAAGATTTCATCCACCGTCAGTCAGCTCATTGTGAGAGCGGCTCTACGGCAAATCTTCTTTTTAATCACGGCATCAACATCTCCGAAGCGCTTGCATTTGGCATTGGGGGTGGACTTTTTTTTGGCTACTTCCCTTTTGTGAAGGTCCAAGGTTTTCCCCTTGTCACGTTCCGTAACGCACCGGGGAGAATAATGAAAGGCACTACGAGGAGGCTCGGGATTAAAATAGAAAGCGCCCGGTTTAAAAACCCTGAAAAAGCCATGGACGCGCTGGATGCCATGCTTGAGAAAGGCACACCAGTAGGTCTGCAGGCTGGAGTCTACTGGCTTCCTTATTTTCCCGATCCTTTGAGGTTTCACTTTAATGCTCATACCCTCGTGGCAGTCCGGCAAAAAGACAACGGCTACCTCATCAGTGACCCCGTCTTTGACGAACCGGTTGTCTGTTCCAAGGAAGATTTAAAGAAGGCCCGATTCGCGGAAGGTGTTCTTGCGCCGAAAGGCAAAATGTACCACATCTCATCAATTCCGGATCGTTTTGATCTTTCAGGAGCAGCGAGGAAAGGCATGAAAGAAACCTGCCGGATGATGATCAGAACACCGATTCCCCACATCGGGGTGAGAGGGATACGGCTTCTCGCAAAGAGGATGAAGAGGTGGCCAAAAAAATATGGAAGTCGGAAAGCAAAACTCCATCTCGGTCATGTAATAAGGATGCAAGAAGAGATCGGCACCGGAGGCGGGGGATTTAGGCTCATGTATGCTGCGTTCCTTCAGGAGTCGGCCACTATCCTTCAAGAAAACAGACTGCGTGATATTTCGGCGAGAATGACGGAGACGGGCGATAGGTGGAGGGAATTTGCCATGTATGGTGCCAGAATATGCAAGGATAGATCGGCCGACGGTGACGACTATGACCTCCTGAGCGACATTCTTTTTGATTGCGCGGACAGGGAGTCAGCAATATATGGAGATCTGCTGAAATTGGTGAAGTGA
- a CDS encoding ABC transporter ATP-binding protein yields the protein MGDILGVHNLSKVYPRASRPALNGVNLTIGEGSIFGLLGPNGAGKTTAISIMSTLLQPTVGTVTICGIDTVKYPGQVRSLIGCVPQEIALYQNLTGRENLRFFGRMYGLRGKILEARVSESIDFVGLNESADQRVFTYSGGMKRRANLAVGILHGPKLLFLDEPTVGIDPQSRSLILERLARLKDRMTMVYTTHYMEEAELLCSYVAVIDAGSIIAEGPPAELISRYPGCLNLEALFIRLTGKQLRD from the coding sequence ATGGGGGACATTCTAGGTGTTCATAATCTCTCAAAGGTTTACCCAAGGGCGTCGCGGCCTGCGTTAAACGGAGTAAACCTCACCATTGGCGAAGGATCGATTTTCGGTCTCCTTGGACCGAATGGAGCTGGAAAGACCACCGCAATATCAATTATGAGCACGTTACTCCAACCGACGGTCGGTACGGTTACCATATGCGGAATAGATACGGTCAAGTATCCAGGACAGGTAAGAAGTCTTATTGGTTGCGTCCCCCAGGAAATAGCACTTTATCAAAACCTGACCGGGCGTGAAAACCTTAGATTTTTCGGTCGCATGTATGGGCTAAGAGGCAAAATACTTGAGGCGAGGGTTTCTGAATCTATCGATTTCGTCGGCCTTAATGAAAGCGCGGACCAGCGTGTCTTTACCTATTCAGGAGGAATGAAACGGCGAGCAAATCTGGCAGTTGGTATTCTCCACGGTCCTAAGTTGCTGTTCCTTGATGAACCGACGGTGGGGATTGATCCCCAGTCCCGTAGCCTGATCCTCGAAAGACTGGCCCGACTGAAGGATCGGATGACAATGGTTTATACCACACATTATATGGAAGAAGCGGAACTGCTTTGTTCATACGTGGCGGTTATTGATGCAGGAAGCATAATAGCGGAGGGTCCACCGGCCGAGCTTATCAGCCGGTATCCAGGATGCCTCAACTTAGAGGCGCTCTTTATCCGCCTCACGGGAAAACAGCTGAGGGACTGA
- a CDS encoding ABC transporter permease, with the protein MKLPASVIKELTLLYRDLAGLLVLFVMPVVLVVVVTLVQENVSKLMGEDKTAVLFVDMDGQSVGPMIEESLRKSASVKMVTEINGRKADVDTAKMAVAKGDFQMSIIVPYGITEVFRKTAKQRAKNSFSIKDGRTKKAVGVVAEESTHLLVYFDPTLKELYRSGMVNALQKMLLALETEERIKGLSDLLPKEMEMISKKAMGNAWSEEFRNAIPSVRLDWDNRPIINVEEKTAMYGDTAKAPTTVQQNVPAWTLFGMFFVVVPLGASLIRERQDGVMARLLTMPISYITIISGKVIAYTLICMIQFGLILAVGKMLLPLLGTPALDMGSSPESLMLIALASGLAAAGYGILLGTVARTYEQASTLGAVSVVIAAALGGVMVPSYVMPHIMQKIGMFSPLSWGLNAFLTIFVRGGGIKSIFPEIGSMFLFFVLTICISWFYMFQRGRFRAH; encoded by the coding sequence TTGAAATTACCTGCCTCTGTAATAAAGGAACTTACCCTGTTATACAGAGACCTTGCGGGTCTTCTCGTCCTCTTTGTTATGCCGGTAGTTCTCGTCGTTGTAGTGACCCTTGTGCAGGAGAATGTATCGAAGTTGATGGGGGAAGACAAAACGGCAGTTCTCTTTGTAGATATGGACGGCCAATCCGTAGGCCCAATGATTGAGGAATCTTTGCGGAAGTCAGCCTCCGTGAAGATGGTCACGGAAATCAACGGCAGGAAAGCTGATGTAGATACCGCGAAAATGGCGGTAGCCAAAGGGGATTTTCAGATGTCCATCATCGTTCCTTATGGTATTACCGAAGTCTTCAGGAAAACTGCGAAACAAAGAGCGAAAAACTCCTTTTCCATCAAAGACGGGAGGACCAAGAAAGCCGTCGGCGTGGTTGCTGAGGAGTCGACGCATCTGCTGGTCTATTTCGACCCCACCCTGAAAGAATTATACCGGTCCGGCATGGTCAACGCTTTGCAAAAAATGCTCCTTGCTCTCGAGACCGAGGAGAGGATAAAAGGTTTGTCGGATCTTCTTCCGAAAGAGATGGAGATGATTTCCAAAAAAGCTATGGGTAACGCTTGGTCTGAAGAATTCAGAAATGCAATTCCCAGCGTTCGTCTGGACTGGGACAATAGACCAATTATAAATGTGGAGGAAAAAACAGCTATGTACGGGGACACGGCAAAAGCCCCTACCACGGTCCAACAGAACGTGCCCGCATGGACGCTCTTTGGTATGTTTTTTGTGGTCGTTCCACTCGGAGCATCGTTGATAAGAGAAAGGCAAGACGGGGTGATGGCCAGGCTTCTTACCATGCCCATATCGTACATAACAATAATATCAGGGAAGGTAATCGCATACACCCTTATCTGCATGATCCAGTTTGGGTTGATCCTGGCAGTGGGCAAGATGTTGCTCCCGCTCCTTGGAACTCCTGCGCTGGACATGGGATCGTCGCCGGAGTCACTTATGCTCATTGCGCTGGCTTCCGGCCTTGCGGCCGCCGGGTATGGCATTCTATTGGGTACGGTAGCTCGAACATACGAACAGGCCTCGACTCTTGGTGCGGTATCCGTGGTTATCGCCGCGGCCCTTGGAGGAGTTATGGTTCCGTCCTATGTGATGCCTCATATAATGCAAAAGATAGGCATGTTTTCCCCTCTTTCATGGGGGCTCAATGCATTTTTGACTATCTTCGTACGCGGAGGCGGTATAAAGTCGATATTTCCCGAGATAGGATCAATGTTCTTATTCTTTGTCTTGACAATATGCATCTCATGGTTTTACATGTTCCAGCGGGGAAGATTCCGTGCCCATTAA
- a CDS encoding phosphopantetheine-binding protein, with product MEILEKDGLEKELLELIVNVCNITDPISEDFSLDDQLIGQDSPLGLDSLDAVEIVVAVEKQYNVRIGSQETTRKIVRSLRTLADYVRSQNEGYTAVSAM from the coding sequence ATGGAAATACTCGAAAAGGATGGACTAGAAAAGGAATTACTTGAACTGATCGTCAATGTGTGCAACATTACCGACCCGATCTCGGAGGACTTTTCTCTGGATGATCAGCTTATAGGCCAGGATTCTCCGCTGGGGCTTGATTCTCTTGATGCGGTTGAGATCGTAGTGGCCGTAGAGAAGCAATACAATGTCCGTATCGGCTCCCAGGAGACCACACGCAAGATCGTTAGATCATTGAGAACCTTGGCGGATTACGTGAGAAGCCAGAATGAGGGCTACACGGCAGTGAGTGCCATGTAG
- a CDS encoding beta-ketoacyl-ACP synthase III — protein MDVYITDIAAFLPNNPVSNDEIDSVLGVLNNMPSKIKQIILASNNIQKRYYAIDRATGATTHTNAQLTAEAVRRLMPYDGFSLRDIECLCCGTSTPDQLMPGHGLMVHGELKSQPCEVVTTSGICLSGVTALKYAYMNVALGLTKNAVATGSDVASTYTRARFFEGVAQKKQAFMRRDKLIPFDTAFLRWMLSDGAGAIFLATHRAVDKPALRIDWIEHISYAGELETCMYSGAKKSVDGTMTGWRDFSTLHDALAEGAFLIKQDVKLLNREALKVAVERTLPRVMEKHNLVASEVDWFLPHYSSEYFKMKFYEHMKNMNFEIPLERWFSNLSYKGNTGAASIYIIMEELFHSHKIKKGQKILCFIPESGRFSMCYMALTAV, from the coding sequence ATGGATGTATATATTACCGACATAGCAGCTTTCCTTCCCAATAACCCCGTATCAAACGACGAAATTGACAGCGTGCTGGGCGTACTGAACAATATGCCGTCCAAGATAAAACAGATTATTTTGGCAAGCAATAATATCCAAAAAAGATACTACGCCATAGATCGGGCCACAGGCGCCACAACCCACACAAACGCGCAACTCACTGCGGAAGCGGTCCGACGCCTCATGCCTTACGACGGGTTCTCCCTGCGTGACATAGAATGCCTCTGCTGTGGCACTTCAACTCCCGACCAACTGATGCCCGGCCACGGATTGATGGTCCACGGCGAACTTAAGAGCCAACCCTGCGAAGTTGTCACAACCTCCGGCATTTGCCTGTCAGGGGTGACCGCCCTGAAATACGCATATATGAATGTAGCACTGGGCCTAACGAAGAATGCGGTGGCGACAGGGTCCGATGTGGCATCGACTTACACAAGGGCACGTTTTTTTGAGGGAGTAGCACAAAAGAAGCAGGCATTTATGAGGAGAGATAAGCTGATCCCCTTTGATACCGCATTTCTGAGGTGGATGCTTTCCGACGGGGCCGGAGCCATATTCCTCGCAACCCATCGTGCCGTAGACAAGCCAGCTCTAAGAATAGACTGGATTGAGCATATTTCTTATGCAGGAGAGCTTGAGACATGTATGTACTCTGGGGCAAAAAAAAGCGTCGACGGTACAATGACCGGCTGGCGCGATTTTTCCACGTTACATGACGCCTTGGCCGAAGGAGCATTCCTCATTAAACAGGACGTAAAGCTTCTGAACCGGGAAGCCCTAAAGGTTGCGGTGGAAAGGACATTGCCCCGCGTCATGGAGAAACATAATCTCGTAGCCTCTGAGGTCGACTGGTTCCTGCCTCACTACTCTTCAGAGTATTTCAAGATGAAATTCTACGAGCATATGAAAAACATGAACTTCGAGATTCCCCTCGAACGCTGGTTTTCCAATCTCTCTTACAAGGGAAACACGGGGGCTGCCTCAATTTATATCATCATGGAAGAACTTTTCCATTCGCACAAGATAAAAAAAGGACAAAAAATCCTTTGTTTCATCCCTGAGAGCGGGAGGTTCTCAATGTGCTACATGGCACTCACTGCCGTGTAG
- a CDS encoding B12-binding domain-containing radical SAM protein: MKILLVNPPNCGRSIPEEQYGINSLKLIFRGEPLSLEALAGNLDGHEVKIIDLKTETDTFLDALSDSNPHVVGITGVTCEANTMLALASAAKETVQATVVVGGVHASNDPSFFNKASVDYIVAGLGKLSFMELVTAIESGGNTEMIPGVAKTRPGNPLSFNSRTYTHDDLVEKKPPRYDLVGRYRDHYILPGLGFALGAVTAASGCPHRCSFCCIEKTTGGRYLVNTPETVVRDIEMLGDIPVIRLVDANTFGNPSHAFELCQRILESGLRKNFVADARSDTVVRHADLFTEWKKAGLRSVIVGFEEIDDGKLGEMKKESSSAINSEAIRILHDIGITIVGDFIISPDWDEAQFQAMRDYLQKNPVDLPMFSVLTPLPGTALYESLKEKITVHDLDFYTLTNAVLPTRMEEKAFYENYADLMRSGHAGAKL; this comes from the coding sequence ATGAAAATCCTTCTTGTTAATCCTCCGAATTGCGGGCGCAGCATTCCAGAGGAGCAGTACGGAATTAACTCCCTGAAATTGATCTTTCGCGGAGAACCGCTTTCCTTGGAAGCCCTTGCCGGTAACCTTGATGGTCACGAAGTGAAGATAATCGACCTCAAGACAGAGACAGACACCTTCCTCGACGCACTCTCCGATTCGAACCCTCATGTCGTCGGAATTACTGGGGTAACCTGTGAAGCAAACACAATGCTTGCTCTTGCGTCCGCCGCAAAAGAGACGGTGCAGGCAACCGTCGTGGTCGGAGGTGTACATGCAAGCAACGACCCCAGCTTCTTCAACAAGGCTTCTGTAGATTATATCGTAGCAGGGCTCGGGAAACTGAGTTTCATGGAATTAGTCACGGCCATTGAGTCGGGAGGCAACACAGAGATGATTCCCGGTGTTGCCAAGACCAGACCAGGCAATCCGTTGTCTTTCAATTCCAGAACGTATACACATGACGACCTGGTTGAAAAAAAACCTCCTCGCTACGACTTGGTAGGCCGTTATCGAGATCATTATATACTTCCCGGCTTGGGGTTCGCATTAGGAGCTGTTACGGCCGCATCCGGCTGCCCTCACAGATGTTCCTTCTGCTGTATTGAGAAGACAACCGGAGGTCGCTATCTCGTCAACACTCCAGAAACAGTAGTACGCGACATAGAGATGCTAGGGGATATTCCCGTGATCCGTCTCGTCGATGCCAATACCTTTGGAAACCCGTCCCATGCCTTTGAATTGTGCCAGCGGATATTGGAGTCAGGCTTGAGGAAAAACTTCGTAGCCGATGCGCGCTCCGACACTGTGGTTCGCCACGCAGATCTATTCACGGAATGGAAGAAAGCTGGACTCCGATCGGTTATTGTCGGTTTCGAGGAGATTGATGACGGAAAACTTGGGGAGATGAAGAAAGAAAGCTCATCCGCGATAAACTCCGAAGCAATACGGATTCTCCATGACATAGGCATTACCATTGTGGGGGATTTCATAATATCTCCCGACTGGGATGAAGCGCAGTTTCAGGCAATGCGAGACTATTTGCAGAAAAATCCTGTTGATCTTCCAATGTTTTCTGTCCTCACGCCACTACCCGGAACCGCCCTCTATGAGTCTTTGAAAGAGAAAATCACGGTTCATGACCTTGACTTTTACACCCTCACAAATGCAGTACTTCCCACAAGAATGGAAGAAAAGGCGTTTTATGAAAATTATGCGGACCTTATGAGATCGGGGCACGCAGGAGCGAAACTATAA
- a CDS encoding DUF2141 domain-containing protein: MRKFILFWCMAILLLDTGWVVALDASDENPEKGTLKVVITGMQNEKGDVIVALFSSKESFEGNGPEFQSVRVEISGKRSECEFSNIPFGVYAVKVFHDENGNGKLDKNAMGQPRERYGFSNNVRNLFGPAGYSEAKFSFEKVDMVIGITLK, from the coding sequence ATGAGGAAATTTATCCTTTTTTGGTGCATGGCCATCCTGCTGTTGGATACTGGATGGGTTGTTGCGCTTGACGCCTCTGATGAGAACCCTGAAAAGGGAACACTGAAAGTAGTGATAACGGGCATGCAAAATGAAAAAGGTGATGTCATAGTTGCCCTCTTCAGTTCAAAGGAGAGTTTCGAAGGAAATGGACCAGAATTCCAATCGGTAAGAGTGGAAATAAGCGGAAAAAGATCCGAATGCGAGTTCAGCAATATCCCCTTCGGCGTATATGCGGTGAAGGTCTTTCACGATGAGAATGGCAATGGGAAGCTTGACAAGAATGCCATGGGGCAACCCCGGGAGCGGTATGGGTTTTCTAACAATGTGAGGAACCTATTCGGTCCTGCCGGGTACAGTGAGGCCAAATTTTCTTTCGAAAAAGTGGATATGGTTATTGGCATTACCTTGAAATGA